In Sorex araneus isolate mSorAra2 chromosome 11, mSorAra2.pri, whole genome shotgun sequence, the sequence CAGGGTCCCTAGGCCCGAGTGCCCAACCACCCGCTGTCTACAAGCTCTGATGAGGGGGTGAGGCTGGTGGTgccaactcctgagcaccactagcaaaGACCCTGgcaccagcccccctccccccccccaccaccaggccACTCAGAGCTCAGTTCACTTCTCAGGGTGCTCTACCCGCCCAATGTAGCACGCCTTCCCCACCCACCCTAGAGGTAAAGAAAGATAAGGAGACATGAAAATGCTGCGGGTGCAaggccggggagggggtgggggagagggaggtgcTGATTCAGGAGCCTGTGTCACAACCTGTTTCACTCGTCTGTCTGTGCAAGTGTCATAATCCATGGCCTGGTCTCTGCTCACCCTCCAACCCAGCTCCTCGATGCATGTCACTTCTTCCTCAGAGCTGCGTCTGTTTTTATACACTCGCAGAAGCTGTCCCCACGGTCAGCGGCTGTCACTGGAGCTCCTCTCTCGGATACACCTTCCATCTGTCACATGAGGGCTTAGGTGCTGGGTCTCTGAGCGCCTTCCTCCCCACACTTGGGTGTCAGCACCTAACTATTGATGACATTACAGGGCTGCAACCTCTAGCCAGAGACCACAGAAGCCACCAACTGACGCAAGGTTCTGTGGAGGGGGTTATGTCACACCACGGTTCCCACATCACATCCTATGTTATCAGAACACGGCTGATCCATGTTCTGCTGTGCCGTCCATGCCTGCATCCGCCATACCTCCAGacttggtgctttttttttttttttctgagatctaGACACACTTCAGAGTATTGAGATGCTTTGGGCACGTGCATGCTTGGCCTTGGTCCCAGAGTTTGTTCAGCCAGAACACTGGGCCAAAATGTCACGATTGAGAGTACTctggagtggggggctggagtgatagcacagcggatagggtgtttgccttgcacatggccgacctgggttcgattcccagcatcccatatggtcccctgagcactgccaggagtaattcctgagtgcaaagccaggagtaacccctgagcattgctgggtgtgaccccaaaagcaaaaaaagaaaaaaaaaatgagtactcTGGAGTGGAAGGTGTTAACAATGGAGACTATTGCAGGTCTGGGGTTAAGCACAGACCCTGGGAGCAAAGGAAACAGAAGACAGTGTATTTCCACCCTTGGAAGTGAGCAAGCCTCTTTACCCTTGGCACATGTGTCTTCCCCGATGAAACAGGGTGATAACACTAAATTCCTTCTGAGCCTGTAATGAACTCGCCTTAGTGCCCAGCATCTGACACACACAATGGGTGGCTTGGTTATTGCTCACACTTTTAAAGGTGAGTGATGTGTAACACACAagttcgtttttgtttttgttttttcactttacaAACTCCATATCTAATCAAATGTTCCCAGATTAAGATTCAAATGTTCTTTAAGCTCTTGGAAACGCAGATAACAGACAGGACCATTTAGTTcatatttatttcacatttgatctgtaaacttttttattaaaaaaaaaaaacaccactgtCATTAGCAACATGTGCCGACATTAGTTTTTCGGTAGTGGAAAAACAGCACAGGCCTTCCGGATTCTGTCTAAGCCAGGCAGAAATTCAGAAATGGAACAGGAGGGCTCCGCCCTTCTCCCTcagctttgggggtggggatagTTCTGGAGTGGGAGCCTTCTCCACCCTGGCAGGGTCTCCACCAGAAAACAGAGAGGGACAAGGGCAACGTCTTGATACCTATGAGCTCTTGAGGCAGGGACTGTGTGGCCTGGCAGGCCCATTTGTCTTTTCGAACTGTTTACCCAGGGCAAATTGCATCAGGTTTGCTTCTTCCACATAATTTCCACTCCTCTGGGTCTAAACACAGCAGCGCCAAGATTTCCCTCGTCAGCactttggggaagggaggggcacACTTACATACAAGATAAAAACAGAGCAAATCCTTCGAGCAATGCGTGTGCTGGGGGAGGACCCTGGAAAGAGGTTTTTCAAGTGAGTTTCTGGGCAAAGAAAGGTGCATCCGAGGATAATGGCTTTATACACAGGGCCGAGGCAAGTGGAAAGGTTCTTTTACCCCTGTCTCGGTTCGTTGTTCTATTTAcacaggggtgtgtgggggcgggggcggggcgaggccaTCAATTATGCTGGGAGGCAAAGGGGGGAGGTGCGGGGAGACAGAAATCTTCTCCCTCTCAAGAAATCTCCAGGCCAAGTCCGGGCCCAAGGGACAGTCACCAGTTGCTGGTGAAAAAGCACAAAAGGAAGGAATGAGTCTGGAAATGGCTTGCGCTGCAAAGGGGCTTGGGACGACGCGCGTCCGGACAGTCAGATCCCAACATTAAAAGACAAGCTAGTTGGGGACCCTCGCGGCACACACTATCAAAAGTGTGTATttacaggggggcggggggatggagcGGTCGGTGCGCGGGCAGGGCTGTCCCAAGCCTTTGTTTTAAAACAGAGTCGGAGGCCAGAGGAGCGCGCGCAGCCAGAGGCCAGGAACCCCCATCCATTCATTCACCTTCTGGGGCCGCGTGCCTACGCCCCGCACGCCGCGCTCAGCGGGGACACGACAATACCGGGAGGGAACAACACTGTTTCGGAGAGGCCCAGgagccccagcccagggctcagcGTCCAGAGCGATGCTACCAGTCGCGGGGCGGGGAGACGGgcgctctccctctctcaccccagCCCGGCTCGAGCAGACGCCCGCAGGGAGGCAGCCTCGCAGCTACCTCGCCGCTGTCCGAAGCGGGGGAGaggtccccggggtgggggacccGGGCGGCGTGGACGATCGGCTCACACGATGCGCTTCCTGTCCCCCCGACAGAGGATCTTCTTGAAGGCGCGGCGGAAGTCGTGGTTGAAGATGGTGTAGATGACCGGGTTCAGCGAGCTGTTGCAGTAGCCGAACCAGAAGAAGAACTTGAAGAGCGTGCGCGGCACGGAGCAGCCGACGGCCGTGAGCGTGTAGGTGAAGAAGAAGGGGAACCAGCACACCACGAACACGCCGATGACCACGGCCAGCACGAACGTGAAGCGCTTCTCGCGGTTCTGCCGCCCGCGCCAGCGCGACGCTTTGGCCACCCCGCCGCGCTCGTCGGCCGCCCCGGTGGCCGGCGCcgcgcagcccccggcccccgggccgCGCCGGGACAGGCTGTCCCCCGGCTTACCGTGGCCCGCCCGGGCCTtgcccggggcccgggggccgCGCTCCGAGCGCCGGGAGCCCGGGGGCCGCTCGGCGTGCTCGGACGACGAGCTCTCCTCGAGGTCCAGCGCGTCGGCGTCGCGCAGCCCGGCGGCCGCCGGCTCGCCCGGGCCCCCGTTGAGCTGCGTGGGCAGCGGCTCGGCCTCGGCGCCCCCTGGGCCCAGCACGCCGTGCTCCGGGCCCAGGCCGTTGGGCCGGCGCTCGGCGCCCCCCGGCGgcgcggcggtggcggcggtggCGTTGGCTGCGGCGGGGTCCGGGCCGCGGCGGCTGGGCGGCACGCGGGTGCGGCGCTTGGCAATCTGGTAGATGCGCACGTAGACCAGGATCATGATGAGGCAGGGCGCGAAGAAGGAGCCGATGCACGACGAGATGACGTACCACATCTGGTCGTTGATCTCGCACCGGGGCTCGGCGTGCgcctgcccgccgccgccgccgccgccgctgcccttGTCGAGGGAGATGAGCGGCGGGAAGGAGATGATGGCCGAGATGACCCACACGGTGACGATGATGGCCTTGATGCGGCGCGGCGTGCGCTTCAGGTTGTACTCGATGGCCTGCGTGATGGACCAGTAGCGGTCCAGGCTGATGGCGCACAGGTGCACGATGGACGAGGTGCAGAAGAGCACGTCGAGCGCCAGGTAGATCTCGCACCACAGCCTGCCGAAGTACCAGTAGCCCATGACCTCGTTGGCCAGCGAGAAGGGGATGACAAGCGTGGCCACCAGGATGTCGGCCGAGGCCAGCGACACCAAGAAGAGGTTTTGGGGCGCCTTGAGCGCGCGGCTGGTGAACACGGCGATGATGACCAGCACGTTGCCGAACACGGTGAGCAGCATGAGCAGGCCGGCCAGGCACACCAACGTCAGCGTCACCTGAAGGGAGTAGGGGGTGGCCCGGGCGCCGCCCCCGGGCGCCTCTGTCCCATTCCAGCTCGAGTTGCCCGCGTCCGGCTGCAGGGAGCCCATGGGCGTGAAGCTGCCCTCGGCCAGCGGCTGCTCCTGGCGGAACATGAACGCGGGTGCTCGCTCGCCTGGGCCTACTGCCAGCTGCCTTCCGGCCCGGCGCCCGTgggtcctcctcttcctcctgagtCCCGCTCGCCCCGCCGCGCCTCACATACGGAGGGGGACGCCAGGAGGCCGGGCCCGCGCTGGGGGCCTGCTAGCGGCCCATAGGCCTGGCTCCCGCGAACTGCGCTCGGCCAGCGCGCGCCGGGGAGCTCGGGGCGGACGCCTTCGGGTCCCCAGCGCCCAAACACGGCCAAGTTTGGTGGCGAGGCGGCGGGAGAGAAGAGGTCGAGCGGATGGGGGGGAAGAGCGATTTATTCTTCAAGAAGGCAGAACCAGGACCATCGGTAGCCCGAGCACTTGGAAGGAtggccaaaaatttaaaaattcaaaacacagATATCTAAGAAACCTTGACTCTGGAGCCAAAGCAAGGTCTTACCGTGCGCggggcccacccccacccgggaGGCAGCGGAGAGGTGCTGATGCTGGCTGGGGGTCCTAGGTCAGTCTCCTTACATCCCCGAAGCGATTGGCGACTCTCTGGCTTGCCCCAGACGCGGCACGGCCGGCGGAGCCCGGGCCGGGGCCAGGGCGCGGACTCTGCAGCCTTCTCCGAGCACCGCGGGACTTCCAAAGTTGTGCGCCCCGCTGGGGCCGGGGCGCAGCGCGCGAGCTGGggggcggcggcgacggcggccgGGTGACAGGTGTGGGGGACGCATGAAGGCGCCCCCTTCCTTAGGCGGGCCGAGGTGGGTGGGCGGTCGGTCCTCCTGGAGTCGGGTGTCTTGGGCGTGGGCCGGGCGCGCTGCGGGCCGGGTCCAGGAGGAGCGAGAGTTGGGGAAGGAGCGCACGGCTTGGGGGAGAAGGTGCCGGGGGTGCTGGGCGGCGGCGCGCCAGCTGCAGGGCGCCTGCACCGAAGCCGGAGCTGCTGCTGCTCGGTGGCGCTCACCGTGGACTGGTTTTATAGCCCCAGGATCAAGCCGGCGTTGCCGAGCAGCCGGCGTCAGCCCCCACGTGGGAAGccgaccctcccccgccccttgcGCCTCCCCTCCGCGGGTCTGTGCCTGAGCCCCGCGTGGGACCCGGGGGAGCGCTGCCCCCTGGACTGGACAGGCCCTTGGAAGAGGCGGGTACCCTGCGCGTGGGGTTGAAAGAGCGAATCCGGAAGGGTGGGGAGCGGCCCCTGCTGGGAATTGGTGGAGCAGCTTTGGGCCGGCCCAGCGGAAAGCTGCGGGCCCCGGAGCGTGCCCGGGTGCAGCCGGGTCCTGGAACGAGAGGCTGTCGGGGACCTCCGAGCCGAATCGGGAGCAGCTGCCACCAACGAGGGTCTTATTTGAAGCAGCCCTAGCCTGGGCGTGCCTCTCTCGTCCGCAAGCGTACCTGGCAGCCGGGGCGAGTGGGATCCTGGTGAGAGAGGTGGGCACGGTTCGGATCGAACGCCTGGGGCGAATTGGGAAGCTCCCTCCGGAGCGGCCCGGCCGGAGTTTAGAGCTCCGCTTGCAGGCCAGGTGGCCACGAGGTGTCCAGCCGCAGAGCTCTCTGCTGGACAGCGGCTGTCTGCGGTCTGGACcgctccccgccccagccctcaGTGGGGAGGGTCCTGGAGGCGGAGGCCGCGCACAGCCACGGCGAGGGCGCACTGACACCTGCTGGCGACGCGCCGTCACGGCCGACGAGCTCccggccgcgccccgcgcccgcagcGCGGATTGGAGTCCGAGCTGAGGATCGGAGAGCCCAGGCTCTCCGTTGCTCTTTTTCGTGTGGCAGAAGTCTCCCTGCAACAGGCGCGCCTTGGGTGCTTAGCGCCGGCGACACTGGGGGTTCTGATGAAGTCCCGTCaaggcagtgatgctcaggacgtGCACTTTGCCCGGCATCTGCACAGCGCCCCCTGCCCGCGGGGCCGAGAGGAACGCCTCCTGCCTCGCCCGGGCTCCGCGCTGGTCCTCTACTAGCATCTGCTCTTAGTCATCTTTTCAATGATGGGAGCTAAGGGCAGAGAGTAGTTTTCGAGTTTTCTCTGATAGGAATGGGTGGCGCGAGAATGAATGACAAGTATCTCGTTGCGTGGTAAGTGTCCTACAACGGAGTTGGACAGTGACTTAGTACCAGCTTGAACTGTGCTGTCTGCTGCACTTCTCAAACAAGGGGCAGGCAGTTAAAGAGccatgggagggagagaggaattgtCAGCAGAGGAGAGATCGGTCCTGACGAAAATTGTCTTAATGAAGGGCTAAGCAAAGGCCCTATGGGTGGGCACCTAACCTGGAATCTTCAAGAAATAAACAATCACCCTCTGTTTGTTCCGCAGGAGGCAGGCTCATTAACCACATTGAACTTGGATTTCAGTCCCACCAATGCACACAGCCTCATGATAAGGTGCCACTACTCTCAGTGGGCAGTAACCCAAGTCTGAGAACCTCACAAAGCCATCTGCTTGATGGCTCTGAAATTCAGGCATCGATCTCCCGGTCTTTACCCCAACAGGCTATTTTCTGAGCTCTCGCATCCCCTTTGTAAGGAACGGAAAGAAAACTGAGCATCCTGCCCCCTTGGAGTCTTAACACTTCCTATCCTCTTCTGACATCTCTGCCAGGTCTCCTCGTGGGTTATACCTTGCACAGGCTCAGGTAGAAATGTGCTTCatcagtagataaaggaccaagcatgatggcctctcattttctgtaatctgtattgcaaaccataatacccataagtagagagagaaagagggcaattgtctgccataggggcagggggaagggtgggacagtggggaggggggagggatgctggggacactggtgctggaaaaaagTACAcgggggatgggtgttcgatcattgtgtgactgaaattcaaacatgaacgttttataactgtagctcacaatgatttaatgatttttaaaatcctaaaaaaaaaagaatgtccttCATTTTTGCACAGCAACAAGAGGCCCCTAACCTCAAACGTGAAGGCGGGGAAGAGTCCAAATTAGGCACAGCCCAGCTAGCAGCAATTGGGCATACCAAGTTGTTTGTAGAACATAGGTGCCGAGTATGGGGTGCACAGCTTCCCTCGCAGCACTGGCTTCTGACACAGTTGCCCTCCGTCATTCTCCTTTCAAAAGTCAGAAATGAAACAAACCAGGGCTCGCAGTGCTTTTCTGTtctggagctgctgctgcagCTCTTGTCACATTTTCTAAATGCTTCCTAAACAGCCCATCATTTATTCCTGGGCTTGGAGTCTTCATAAGGGAGACATCTTTTAAGAAGCTAAGGTTCCTATGTCTCATTGATCACACCTGTCAATGGTAATTGTTGCCTTATTTAAGTACCCAGTAGTCCCCTTGTGTGAGGCTGTCTGCAGAACCCCCGTAGATGTAGAGCTCTCCCTCTTGATGCATATGTATCTTAGAGCACTTAGTTGTCACACACTGGGTCAGTATGACTGAGCTCGAAGTGCACACAGAAATAGATGTCTTTTGTTAAATGTGCTATGCTGCCTGGGGAGGAGGGTATTACGCAGAGAGCGAACTCCAAAAACCAGCCTCCACGCCAGCCTTGCTTGTGATAGTCAAACGAATTTAACCAGTGATCCACCAGGGAAATCAGGACTCCCCGAGTGTTCAGTGGGATGTAGCAAGTTCATTTTAACAAAGTTCCTCAGAGAATACTAGTGCTAGTAAACATCCTGCTTTTAAGGC encodes:
- the ADRA2A gene encoding alpha-2A adrenergic receptor, whose translation is MFRQEQPLAEGSFTPMGSLQPDAGNSSWNGTEAPGGGARATPYSLQVTLTLVCLAGLLMLLTVFGNVLVIIAVFTSRALKAPQNLFLVSLASADILVATLVIPFSLANEVMGYWYFGRLWCEIYLALDVLFCTSSIVHLCAISLDRYWSITQAIEYNLKRTPRRIKAIIVTVWVISAIISFPPLISLDKGSGGGGGGGQAHAEPRCEINDQMWYVISSCIGSFFAPCLIMILVYVRIYQIAKRRTRVPPSRRGPDPAAANATAATAAPPGGAERRPNGLGPEHGVLGPGGAEAEPLPTQLNGGPGEPAAAGLRDADALDLEESSSSEHAERPPGSRRSERGPRAPGKARAGHGKPGDSLSRRGPGAGGCAAPATGAADERGGVAKASRWRGRQNREKRFTFVLAVVIGVFVVCWFPFFFTYTLTAVGCSVPRTLFKFFFWFGYCNSSLNPVIYTIFNHDFRRAFKKILCRGDRKRIV